The following are encoded in a window of Dioscorea cayenensis subsp. rotundata cultivar TDr96_F1 chromosome 16, TDr96_F1_v2_PseudoChromosome.rev07_lg8_w22 25.fasta, whole genome shotgun sequence genomic DNA:
- the LOC120278905 gene encoding triacylglycerol lipase 2-like — translation MLNMVFLWFSAFLLTFSAALGARDVGFQHSRPVGVVHGTCKTMVEIYGYPCEEHTVTTEDGYILSIQRIPNGHSNNAYSRANKIPVLLEHGLLMDGITWILNPPGESLGFILADKGYDVWIANARGTKYSSGHTSLQPNDSAYWDWSWDELTAYDLPATVKYIYTKTAEQKLHYVGHSLGTLIALASFCENEMMNMFRSAALLSPIAYVDQVASVLVQAAAKTFVAEAYYWLGLHEFNPNEEAVQNLLKNLCKQPGVNCYNLMSAITGKNCCLNASTIALYQEHEPQPTATKNMIHLAQMIRKGTITKFDYSNKEENMKHYGQPTPPAYNMASIPKNFPMFIAYGGKDELSDVQDVKHLLKILKSHNTEIHYQENYAHSDFQMAVNAKEVIYEPLMAFFKLH, via the exons CGCTTGGAGCGAGGGATGTTGGTTTCCAGCACTCTAGGCCTGTTGGAGTTGTTCATGGTACATGCAAAACCATGGTGGAGATTTACGGCTATCCTTGTGAAGAGCACACT GTGACTACTGAAGATGGTTATATCCTGAGCATTCAGAGAATACCGAATGGTCATTCTAATAATGCATACTCGAGAGCAAATAAGATCCCTGTTTTGCTTGAACATGGACTTCTGATG GATGGGATCACTTGGATTCTGAATCCACCCGGTGAATCACTAGGATTCATCTTAGCAGACAAGGGATACGATGTTTGGATCGCTAATGCTCGTGGTACCAAGTATAGCAGTGGTCACACTTCTCTCCAGCCAAACGATTCT GCATATTGGGATTGGTCTTGGGATGAACTCACTGCCTATGATCTTCCTGCCACTGTAAAGTATATCTACACCAAGACAGCAGAACAAAAGCTTCATTATGTTGGCCACTCTTTA GGAACACTGATCGCCCTTGCCTCATTCTGTGAAAATGAGATGATGAACATGTTCCGATCAGCAGCCCTGCTCAGCCCTATTGCTTATGTAGATCAGGTGGCATCGGTTCTTGTGCAAGCTGCAGCAAAGACATTCGTAGCAGAG GCTTATTACTGGTTGGGTCTTCATGAATTCAATCCAAATGA AGAAGCAGTGCAGAACTTGCTTAAAAATCTCTGCAAGCAACCCGGTGTCAATTGCTACAACTTAATGTCTGCAATCACAG GCAAGAATTGCTGCCTCAATGCTTCAACCATTGCTCTGTACCAAGAACATGAACCTCAACCAACTGCAACAAAGAACATGATTCACCTTGCTCAGA TGATTAGAAAGGGAACGATAACGAAGTTTGATTACAGCAATAAAGAAGAGAACATGAAGCATTATGGACAACCAACTCCACCTGCTTACAACATGGCTTCGATTCCGAAGAACTTTCCGATGTTCATTGCTTATGGAGGCAAAGATGAGCTTTCTGATGTTCAAGATGTTAAACACCTGCTAAAAATACTGAAATCTCACAACACTGAGATTCACTATCAGGAAAACTATGCTCATTCTGACTTTCAAATGGCTGTGAATGCTAAGGAAGTCATCTATGAACCTCTCATGGCTTTCTTCAAGCTTCATTAA